The genomic segment CTGTGATGTGCCGAATATGGCGCGGGAACAATAACCGGAGGAGTTACCGGAATGGCAGTACGTATTAGACTAACCAGACTTGGAAGAAAGAAGATGCCTTTTTATCGTCTTGTTGTAGCTGACAGTGAGGCTAAACGCGATGGTAAATTTCTTGATATCGTAGGAACATATGATCCTATGCAAGATCCAGCAGTTATCACCATCAACGATGAGAAGTTGCAAGATTGGGTAGGACGTGGTGCTTTGCCTACTACCACAGTCAAGAGTCTCTTGAAAAAAGCTGCTGCAAACAAGTAAGATATGCAGGAACTAATAGCACATATAGCCAAATCACTTGTTGATCATCCTGAAGAGGTGAAGGTATCTAAATCTGTTACAGATGATACCATCACCTTGGAGCTCGCGGTAGCACCCGACGATCTCGGTAAGGGTATTGGCAAACAAGGAAGAACTGCACGAGCTATGCGTTCCATTCTTTCAGCAACAGCTGCTAAAGAAGACATGCGTTCTCGGCTTGATATCGTCGAATAAATATTATGAGTTCTGAATATAATTTCCCAGAGGACAAATTTGTTCTCATCGGTAAGATAGTAAAAGCTCATGGTATGCGAGGTGAAGTAAAGGTTTTTCTTTACTCTGGCCATCCAGAAAGGCTTTCTGATTATCAACAGGTATTCCTTGTTGATGAAAAAGGTGTCTTGTCACCTTCGCTTCAGGTAAATAAGAGTCGCCCCCAGGGCAAAATGGCTATTACCTTATTTGAAACAATATTTGATCGAAATCGAGCTGAACATGTTGAGGGAAGGGGGGTTCTCGTAGCAAGAGATTCCCTTCCTGAAATTGATGCAAGTGAATATTACTGGCACCAGCTTATCGGCAAAGAGGTTGTTGGTTTGGATGGAAATAGTTTTGGCAAGGTTCGCGAAATGTTTTCCAATGGAGCCCAAGATATCATGGTGGTTTCAGCTCCAAATGGTGATGAAATTCTTATACCGATAATAGCAGACATTGTTGTTGAAACAGGTGAAGAATATATTGTCATTGACCCTCCTGAGGGCCTCATTAATATGAACGAAACATAACAGTATGTTATTTAACATATTGACTATCTTCCCCAATCTCCTCTCTTCTCCCCTTGAAGAGGGCATTTTGAAAAGAGCACAAAATTCGGGAAGTATAGACGTTAACATTGTTGATATTAGGCAATATGCCTCTGATAAACATTCCACCACGGATGCTCGCCCCTATGGCGGTGGTGAGGGAATGGTTATGAAGGCAGAGCCACTCAGCCTTGCTGTCCAAGATATCAAAAAGAAAGATGCAGGCAGAGTAATTTTCCTCACTCCTCAGGGTAGAAAGTATACACAGAGAGTTGCCGAAGAACTTGCTCAAGAATCAAGTATTACTCTAGTCTGTGGCCGTTATGAGGGTGTTGACGAGCGTTTTTGTGAAAAATATATTGATGATGAAATATCCCTTGGAGATTTCATCTTAACTGGTGGAGAACTTGCCGCCTTAATGGTAGTCGATTCAGTTAGTCGCATATTACCAGGAGTGCTTGGTTGTGATGCAAGTGTCACAAATGACACTTTTAGCCGTCACCTCCTCAAGCATCCTCAATATACTCGCCCTCGCATTTTTGAGGGGCTTGAAGTTCCGGACGTACTTTTATCCGGTGATCATCAGGCAATAGAAGACTATCGATTTATTGCTTCTGTTGAACGAACTTTTCATAAAAGACCTGGTCTGCTAAAAAAAGAGATCTTCAACAAAAGAGAGAAAAAATTGCTCAAGCAACATAATTTGTACTCCAAAATAGTTGCCTTGCAAGATATTGACTGATATGGTTACTTTAGGCGCAAAAAATGTTTCAATTGCTCTGGTTCACCACCCAGTTGTAAATAAAGTTGGAGAAATAATCGGTTCTGCCGTGACAAATCTGGATCTTCATGATATAGCCAGAGTTGCGCGGACGTATGGTGTGGGCCAATATTATTTAACCACCCCCTACGAGGATCAACAAAAACTCATTGGTGAAATCATTGCTCACTGGCAAACAGGACATGGGGGAACCTATAATCCTGCTCGCAAAGAGGCCCTGAGCATTGTTTCAATGGCTGGATCAATTGATGCTGTAATTGAAACAATAGAGCAGCAACATGGGCGTAAACCCACTGTTATTGCTACCAGTGCAAAGGTAAGTGAAAATACACTTGCCTATGATAAAGTTCGGGAGAAATTAGGCCTTAACGAGCCCATACTTCTCCTATTTGGCACGGCTCATGGCCTCGCTCCTGAAGTGATGAATCGTGTTGATTTTGTTCTGCCACCTATTGACGGTGGAACAGATTATAATCACCTTCCTGTACGAGCTGCCGTTGCTATAATCATGGACAGATTGCTTGGCTGGGAATAGTCGTTAACAAACCAAGTAACTGGTATTTACCAAAAAATATAACCACTATAAAAAACGCTATGAGCATAATAATAGACAGAATTAATCAAGAGCAGATGCGTCAAGATCACCCAGATTTTCGTCCAGGTGACACCGTAGCAGTACATATTCGCATCATTGAGGGAAGTAAAGAAAGGGTTCAGCTTTTTCAAGGCGTTGTAATCAAACGTCAAAAAGGCACCATGGATGCTTCTTACACCGTACGTAAAATCTCCCACGGTGTTGGCGTTGAGAAGACCTTCGCACTGCACAATCCACGTATCGAGAAGATCGAGGTTATCACCCGTGGTCGTGTACGTCGTTCACGTCTCTACTATCTCCGTGATCTTCGCGGTAAGGCTGCACGTATTCGTGAGCGCAGTCTCAGACGTTAAGAATAGCATTATTCAAAACAGTGTTTTTCTCTTTGAGGAGAGCACTGTTTTGAACTCTTCATATTTTTTCCCAGCCAGGTGGATCCTCCATCCTGTTTTGCACTTACAGGTGCTTTTTTTTTGCATTGCAAGTGAGTCTTTATGAAAGACATCATCCCTCTTTTATCCCAGCTCCCGCAGGACAATTTTTTTCTTGAACGATCTCTTCATAATCTTGGCTATGATATCATAGCTGGCACCGATGAAGTGGGTCGAGGCCCCCTTGCTGGACCTGTCATTGCCGCGGCTGTGATTTTGCCGGCAGACTGCGACCATCATCTGTTTCAGGATTCAAAAATTCTCAGCCACAAAAAACGAGTTCATCTCTTTCAACTACTCACGGAAATAGATGCCTTCATTGGTATCGGCACCGTATCTGAAAAAATTATTGATGAGATAAACATCCTTCAGGCATCTCTCTTAGCCATGAAACTGGCCATCGAGGACCTTGCGTCCAACTGTTCACGGCCGAGCTTTCTTCTTGTTGACGGCAAGTTTAAAGTGCCCATTGATCTCGCTCAAGTTGCTCTGATCAAAGGAGAATCCAAGAGTGCCTCCATCGCCGCCGCAAGTATTGTGGCCAAGGTGACCCGGGACAGATACATGCAAGATCTGCATAGCCAATATCCCCAATATGGTTTTAATACCAATAGTGGCTATCCCACCAAAAAACACCGTGAGGCAATCGGGGAATTTGGCATCACCTGTTATCATCGCAGATCTTTTAAGGGAGTAAAAGAGTATGTCGATATTTCGCAAGAAAAAGGGGGCAGAGGGTGAGTACCTCGCCTGCCGCTTCCTAAAAAAACAGGGTTATGTCATTCTGCAAAAAAACTACAGGAAAAAATATGGGGAAATTGATATTATTGCCCAAGAAGGTGGAGATCTTG from the Desulfotalea psychrophila LSv54 genome contains:
- the rpsP gene encoding 30S ribosomal protein S16, with product MAVRIRLTRLGRKKMPFYRLVVADSEAKRDGKFLDIVGTYDPMQDPAVITINDEKLQDWVGRGALPTTTVKSLLKKAAANK
- a CDS encoding KH domain-containing protein encodes the protein MQELIAHIAKSLVDHPEEVKVSKSVTDDTITLELAVAPDDLGKGIGKQGRTARAMRSILSATAAKEDMRSRLDIVE
- the rimM gene encoding ribosome maturation factor RimM (Essential for efficient processing of 16S rRNA), with translation MSSEYNFPEDKFVLIGKIVKAHGMRGEVKVFLYSGHPERLSDYQQVFLVDEKGVLSPSLQVNKSRPQGKMAITLFETIFDRNRAEHVEGRGVLVARDSLPEIDASEYYWHQLIGKEVVGLDGNSFGKVREMFSNGAQDIMVVSAPNGDEILIPIIADIVVETGEEYIVIDPPEGLINMNET
- the trmD gene encoding tRNA (guanosine(37)-N1)-methyltransferase TrmD → MLFNILTIFPNLLSSPLEEGILKRAQNSGSIDVNIVDIRQYASDKHSTTDARPYGGGEGMVMKAEPLSLAVQDIKKKDAGRVIFLTPQGRKYTQRVAEELAQESSITLVCGRYEGVDERFCEKYIDDEISLGDFILTGGELAALMVVDSVSRILPGVLGCDASVTNDTFSRHLLKHPQYTRPRIFEGLEVPDVLLSGDHQAIEDYRFIASVERTFHKRPGLLKKEIFNKREKKLLKQHNLYSKIVALQDID
- a CDS encoding RNA methyltransferase, whose translation is MVTLGAKNVSIALVHHPVVNKVGEIIGSAVTNLDLHDIARVARTYGVGQYYLTTPYEDQQKLIGEIIAHWQTGHGGTYNPARKEALSIVSMAGSIDAVIETIEQQHGRKPTVIATSAKVSENTLAYDKVREKLGLNEPILLLFGTAHGLAPEVMNRVDFVLPPIDGGTDYNHLPVRAAVAIIMDRLLGWE
- the rplS gene encoding 50S ribosomal protein L19, giving the protein MSIIIDRINQEQMRQDHPDFRPGDTVAVHIRIIEGSKERVQLFQGVVIKRQKGTMDASYTVRKISHGVGVEKTFALHNPRIEKIEVITRGRVRRSRLYYLRDLRGKAARIRERSLRR
- a CDS encoding ribonuclease HII, giving the protein MKDIIPLLSQLPQDNFFLERSLHNLGYDIIAGTDEVGRGPLAGPVIAAAVILPADCDHHLFQDSKILSHKKRVHLFQLLTEIDAFIGIGTVSEKIIDEINILQASLLAMKLAIEDLASNCSRPSFLLVDGKFKVPIDLAQVALIKGESKSASIAAASIVAKVTRDRYMQDLHSQYPQYGFNTNSGYPTKKHREAIGEFGITCYHRRSFKGVKEYVDISQEKGGRG